The proteins below are encoded in one region of Penicillium psychrofluorescens genome assembly, chromosome: 4:
- a CDS encoding uncharacterized protein (ID:PFLUO_005994-T1.cds;~source:funannotate), translated as MAYTAASSPPALDSDAQSSSNLATNLSRTTSLNHVVTSIPSGSNPTPASSFSTSPTFTSTSSNLISDIPNPLTPAGTPLQPPSEGPRAIPPLAMPAALELGESMIEIPGSANICNLNDPTAPPKAPGLMRRISRGAANKLNRRRQSTSQKDKRDRSSGPVIMRRRSDSKTSTQPARDTPLDSSNDDDANEILDGLGAWAGSEASSFRSDSRMSSVRDVPVSTVAVVAPKVDSAVQRGTVLTKVTKKRRKQVRFFLDLDSAKVFWDPSNPAKRFYIDDIKEIRVGADARNYREEHQIPADAESRWFTIVIADSERSKARAVKTLHLIAPSDRILDLWITTLEHISRYRIGLMAGLAGSGQSETVLQAHWQREMSRLFPQGPRPGEEPSLDLAAVESVCHSLHINCSKNMLRAQFSKADAACTGKLNFSQFKDFLLRLKERKDVKEIFKSYAQDSKAGLTQDEFFSFLREAQKEDVDSDPASWATLFDKFVRRSKPRASAPAETPDANPPTPRINLDSFSSFLASPNNGVYASRAPQSRFDRPLNEYFISSSHNTYLLGRQVAGASSTEAYISALQQGCRCVEIDCWDGADGRPIVSHGRTMTTSVLFADCITVINRYAFISCDFPLILSLEVHCNPEQQVAMVKIMKDTFKDQLILEPLMTNCFILPSPEDLKGRILVKVKTCDETLLDPRQDTTNSMATHGRKRSASSPFVRQTLPVEISPGTGLPSLSSPPSIGSQDGVGPLISQDRRSLTATSMSSATEDSDGALVSARNEKNKRRRLKSKITKPLSDLGVYTRGYKWESFSSPESRRYNHVYSFAERSFESICQNHDNKVALEVHNRKFLTRVYPSGFRLRSSNFDPNKFWRRGVQMAALNWQTYDIGMQMNHAMFAAGSDRTGYVLKPASLRLQPVRGEGIQRRKTERKLIRFSVDVISAQQLPRPRTFGPEDNINPYVEIEMFSADDRGQSLVFGEGGMDASARSGMSGIGYPHRRRTKIEQSNGYSPEFNDRFRLSLETKYPDLVFVRWTVWSSVDGRSTGNNSSVQLATFTAKLTSLSQGYRYLPLYDGSGDQFLFSTLFCRISKEEPISVQRLDLEELRAERMGILRQIGQTVFKRSSSTDREKEQSLERASSLTSPEDKDSSPNLTPTVSAASTSSFVQ; from the coding sequence ATGGCCTACACTGCCGCTTCCTCACCTCCGGCTCTGGATTCCGATGCCCAATCCAGCTCAAATCTCGCAACCAATCTCTCTCGCACGACTTCACTAAACCATGTCGTTACCTCCATACCCTCTGGATCCAATCCTACTCCTgcctcatccttctccacctcTCCTACCTTCACTTCAACCTCGAGCAATCTCATCTCAGACATCCCCAATCCTTTGACTCCCGCTGGCACTCCTCTACAACCGCCCAGTGAAGGGCCTCGTGCCATCCCTCCCCTCGCAATGCCAGCTGCTCTCGAGCTTGGCGAGTCCATGATAGAAATCCCCGGAAGTGCGAATATCTGCAATTTGAACGACCCTACAGCACCACCCAAGGCACCGGGGTTGATGCGGAGGATATCCCGTGGCGCCGCCAACAAACTCAATCGACGAAGACAATCTACGTCCCAGAAGGATAAGCGGGATCGCAGTTCTGGGCCCGTGATTATGCGCCGACGCAGCGACAGCAAGACGAGCACCCAACCCGCTCGTGACACGCCCCTTGATTCGAGcaatgatgacgatgccAATGAAATATTGGATGGGTTGGGTGCATGGGCCGGCTCTGAGGCTTCTAGTTTCCGCAGCGATAGCCGTATGAGCTCGGTCCGCGATGTTCCCGTATCGACAGTCGCTGTTGTCGCACCCAAGGTGGACTCGGCTGTTCAGCGGGGCACCGTCTTAACAAAAGTGACCAAGAAGCGCAGAAAACAAgtgcgcttcttcctcgatctcgacTCAGCTAAAGTCTTCTGGGACCCTTCAAACCCGGCAAAACGGTTCTACATCGACGATATCAAGGAGATCCGAGTCGGCGCCGATGCCCGCAATTATCGTGAAGAACATCAGATCCCCGCAGATGCGGAGAGCCGATGGTTCACCATCGTCATTGCCGATTCCGAACGTTCGAAGGCCCGAGCAGTCAAGACTTTACACCTGATCGCCCCTAGCGATCGTATACTTGATCTGTGGATCACTACCCTTGAACACATCTCACGCTATAGGATTGGTCTCATGGCTGGCCTGGCTGGTTCCGGTCAGAGTGAGACGGTTCTCCAGGCCCACTGGCAGCGTGAGATGTCAAGGCTGTTCCCCCAGGGTCCGCGGCCCGGCGAGGAACCAAGTCTCGACTTGGCCGCAGTGGAAAGTGTGTGCCACAGCTTGCATATCAACTGTTCCAAGAACATGCTGCGAGCTCAGTTTTCCAAGGCTGATGCTGCATGCACAGGCAAATTGAACTTCTCCCAGTTCAAGGATTTCCTGCTCCGTctgaaggaaagaaaggacgTGAAGGAGATCTTCAAGAGCTACGCGCAGGATTCCAAGGCCGGTCTCACTCAAGACGAattcttttccttccttcgAGAGGCACAGAAGGAGGATGTGGATTCCGACCCTGCATCTTGGGCTACTCTTTTTGACAAGTTTGTGCGGAGGTCCAAGCCTCGTGCGTCTGCTCCGGCTGAGACGCCTGACGCCAACCCTCCTACACCCCGAATCAACTTGGActctttctcctccttcctggCCTCTCCCAACAACGGGGTCTATGCCTCTCGTGCTCCTCAGTCGAGATTCGACCGTCCCCTGAACGAATACTTCATCTCAAGCTCCCACAACACCTATCTTCTGGGACGCCAGGTCGCTGGGGCGTCTAGCACGGAAGCGTACATCAGCGCCCTACAGCAGGGATGCCGTTGCGTGGAGATCGACTGCTGGGATGGTGCCGATGGTCGCCCGATCGTGTCTCACGGGCGGACCATGACAACCAGCGTTCTGTTTGCAGACTGCATTACCGTCATCAATCGATATGCCTTCATCTCTTGCGACTTCCCGCTCATCCTTTCCCTTGAAGTCCACTGCAACCCGGAGCAGCAGGTCGCCATGGTCAAGATTATGAAGGATACATTCAAGGATCAGCTCATTCTTGAGCCCCTGATGACAAACTGCTTCATTTTGCCATCGCCTGAGGATCTGAAAGGTCGCATTCTGGTCAAGGTCAAAACCTGTGACGAGACCCTTCTCGACCCTCGTCAGGACACCACCAACTCCATGGCCACGCATGGCCGCAAACGCAGCGCAAGCTCTCCATTCGTGCGTCAGACCCTACCGGTAGAAATTTCGCCTGGTACAGGGCTTCCTTCTCTGTCCAGTCCTCCCTCCATCGGATCACAGGACGGTGTCGGGCCGTTGATCTCTCAAGACCGACGCTCGCTCACTGCGACAAGCATGAGCAGCGCTACCGAGGACAGCGACGGCGCACTGGTGTCCGCTCGCAATGAGAAGAACAAGCGCCGCCGCCTGAAGAGCAAAATCACCAAACCTCTCTCCGACCTGGGTGTGTACACCCGCGGGTACAAGTGGGAGAGTTTCTCGTCTCCGGAAAGCAGGCGGTACAACCATGTGTACTCGTTCGCGGAACGCTCGTTTGAGAGCATCTGCCAGAACCACGACAACAAGGTCGCGCTGGAGGTGCACAACCGGAAATTCCTCACTCGAGTCTATCCTTCAGGATTCCGGCTGCGTTCATCCAACTTCGATCCAAACAAGTTCTGGCGCCGTGGCGTGCAGATGGCGGCGCTGAACTGGCAGACCTATGATATCGGCATGCAGATGAATCACGCCATGTTCGCGGCTGGATCAGACCGTACCGGATATGTCCTCAAACCCGCCAGCCTTCGGCTGCAGCCGGTCCGCGGCGAGGGGATCCAAAGACgcaagacagaaaggaaaTTGATTCGCTTTTCGGTCGATGTCATCTCCGCACAGCAGCTTCCGCGGCCGCGCACCTTTGGCCCTGAAGACAACATCAACCCCTATGTCGAGATTGAGATGTTCAGCGCAGACGACCGCGGCCAGAGTCTGGTTTTCGGTGAGGGCGGCATGGATGCCTCTGCGCGCAGCGGCATGTCTGGCATCGGGTATCCCCACCGCCGGCGTACCAAGATCGAACAAAGCAATGGCTACAGCCCCGAGTTCAATGATCGCTTTAGGCTGTCCTTGGAGACCAAGTACCCGGACCTGGTCTTTGTGCGGTGGACCGTCTGGAGTTCCGTGGATGGCCGCAGTACGGGCAACAACAGTAGCGTTCAGCTTGCGACCTTCACGGCCAAGCTCACCAGCCTGTCTCAGGGGTACCGTTATCTGCCCTTATACGATGGTAGCGGTGACCAATTCCTTTTCTCCACGCTGTTCTGCCGGATCTCCAAAGAGGAGCCTATCTCGGTCCAACGACTGGATCTTGAGGAACTTCGGGCGGAACGCATGGGTATCTTGCGGCAGATTGGGCAGACTGTCTTCAAGCGTTCGTCCTCTACGGATCGCGAAAAGGAGCAGAGCCTCGAGCGCGCCAGTAGTCTTACAAGTcccgaggacaaggacagCTCGCCAAACTTGACCCCGACTGTTTCTGCAGCgtcgacttcttccttcGTGCAATGA
- a CDS encoding uncharacterized protein (ID:PFLUO_005995-T1.cds;~source:funannotate) has product MGSSAVDHEFTKAFPKIELHAHLSGSISRQCLQEIWQRKKDRDPAFLVEDPSIMMPPGKVDYTLETFFGVFGRSVYQLCTDTESLAYATNSVLEDFLRDGVRYLELRTIPRASPDGSVTRDAYITTVLDTVEKFRARNQDMSVFLILALDRGSTTGVEAMEIIDLAIHNKSRGVVGVDLCGNPTRGDVAIYRDAFAHAKANGLGLTLHFAETTASASPAELAALLSFRPDRLGHVIHVPEDIRQEIARRKLGLELCMSCNVHAQMINGGFLDHQFGYWRHEDCPIALCTDDVGFFCSPVSNEYLLAAEHFGLGRVELWEMCFKSVETIFGGESEQQRLKNILLEFKDSSYFKYPTADD; this is encoded by the exons ATGGGCTCCAGTGCAGTCGATCACGAGTTCACAAAGGCCTTCCCCAAGATCGAG CTCCATGCACACCTCAGCGGCAGCATCAGTCGCCAGTGTCTGCAGGAAATATGGCAACGCAAGAAAGATCGCGACCCAGCCTTCTTGGTAGAGGATCCCTCGATCATGATGCCGCCAGGAAAGGTCGACTATACTCTAGAAAC GTTTTTCGGCGTATTCGGTAGATCTGTCTATCAACTTTGCACCGACACTGAGAGCCTGGCATATGCCACCAACTCCGTTCTTGAGGATTTTCTCCGCGATGGAGTGCGCTACTTGGAACTGCGCACGATTCCTCGAGCCTCTCCAGACGGCTCCGTCACAAGAGATGCATACATCACCACAGTGCTAGACACAGTGGAGAAGTTCCGAGCACGAAACCAAGATATGTCCGTCTTCCTGattcttgcccttgaccgaGGCAGCACCACCGGCGTGGAAGCCATGGAGATTATTGATTTGGCAATCCATAACAAGTCGCGCGGGGTTGTTGGCGTTGATCTCTGCGGAAATCCCACGCGCGGAGACGTCGCCATCTACCGGGATGCCTTTGCCCACGCCAAAGCCAATGGCCTGGGACTCACGTTGCACTTCGCAGAGACCACGGCTTCGGCCTCGCCGGCAGAGCTGGCTGCCCTACTTTCTTTCCGTCCGGATCGTTTAGGCCATGTGATCCATGTTCCTGAAGATATCAGGCAGGAAATCGCGAGGCGGAAACTTGGCCTGGAACTGTGCATGTCGTGTAATGTTCATGCACAAATGATCAATGGTGGATTCCTCGATCATCAATTTGGATATTGGCGGCATGAGGACTGCCCGATTGCACTGTGT ACCGATGACGTGGGTTTCTTCTGCAGCCCCGTCTCCAACGAGTATCTTTTGGCGGCAGAACATTTCGGCCTCGGTCGTGTAGAACTGTGGGAGATGTGCTTCAAGTCGGTAGAGACGATCTTTGGGGGAGAATCCGAACAACAAAGGCTCAAAAATATTCTTCTTGAGTTCAAGGATAGCAGCTACTTCAAGTACCCCACAGCTGATGATTAA
- a CDS encoding uncharacterized protein (ID:PFLUO_005996-T1.cds;~source:funannotate): protein MNRSRQHPLGRLAHGVTTGIGFATEVHSYRKAEKAARKERELARPQQHQQEQQEISRSASQSPPPYTESPLEEKNKTLDEEKGTGIADSAAAQDEIERSWQLDEAQDAVVEESSEPRKSKQGVANPDKVIGAFLQRQPPPYASSVSSPDGLRPVSKLMYPVAIPQRRPKNKKRGFIRAYAPDLENMGIDKEAWFDFIETLNEASLANPWINAINLASLAATPLPFGISTAISVAIMVATDVAIEVQSRHRQNKALDRLNKEFFRPRGLYCLVMTWDPTSFDARTNVDVNATIQNTINSQGRMSHIFQSSNGVTNGMESLQTAELVFPGLDFLATTTKEEQKGFKKKMQRGRLFVDDYMDRRAQAKFLAENPNSHLTQGGKPKFLSKYADPTHPMHGGLSGNMMGGAQQQSLGFGPGGGMRRELEDMGGEFDDMGRIGRRRERRRGRQGGLLGLVSLAAQSVADRDQQKYNYNDNSNPHAPYGGSGYSSSQQNPYNQNYPPALNGGSNYGYHEHGRQQQQYHQAQARTGGGARGVLGLNKLLSSKVLYLMVVNMPTDEEMAQAQSLTADWNIESQQQQF, encoded by the exons ATGAACCGTTCACGCCAACATCCCCTTGGCCGACTGGCTCATGGAGTCACCACGGGCATTGGCTTCGCGACCGAAGTGCACTCATACAGAAAAGCGGAAAAAGCAGCCAGAAAAGAGCGAGAACTAGCGCGgccgcagcagcatcaacaagaacaacaagaaATATCGCGCTCTGCCTCTCAGTCTCCTCCACCATATACAGAATCTCCTctagaagagaagaataaaaCTCTAgacgaggaaaagggaaCTGGCATAGCAGATTCCGCCGCTGCTCAGGACGAAATTGAGCGCTCATGGCAACTCGACGAAGCACAAGACGCCGTAGTCGAAGAAAGCTCTGAGCCTCGCAAAAGCAAACAAGGAGTCGCTAACCCGGACAAAGTCATTGGCGCCTTTCTTCAACGCCAGCCTCCTCCTTATGCATCATCAGTGTCATCCCCAGACGGCCTGCGTCCCGTATCCAAACTCATGTACCCCGTTGCGATACCGCAGCGCCGTCCTAAGAATAAGAAGCGTGGGTTTATACGCGCATACGCGCCAGACCTGGAAAACATGGGCATTGACAAAGAGGCTTGGTTCGATTTTATTGAGACGCTCAATGAAGCCAGTCTCGCGAATCCGTGGATTAACGCTATTAATTTGGCGTCGCTTGCGGCTACTCCATTGCCATTTGGGATTTCAACTGCCATTTCGGTGGCGATCATGGTTGCTACGGATGTTGCGATTGAGGTGCAGAGTCGGCATCG ACAAAACAAAGCTCTCGACCGACTCAACAAGGAATTCTTCCGTCCCCGCGGCCTCTACTGCCTTGTAATGACATGGGACCCGACATCCTTCGACGCCCGCACGAACGTCGACGTCAACGCAACCATCCAAAACACGATAAACAGTCAGGGGAGGATGTCCCACATATTCCAGTCTTCCAACGGCGTGACCAATGGAATGGAGTCTTTGCAGACCGCAGAACTCGTCTTCCCGGGTCTTGACTTTCTTGCTACTACGACAAAGGAAGAGCAGAAGGGATTCAAGAAAAAGATGCAGCGCGGCAGGCTGTTCGTTGATGATTACATGGATCGGAGGGCGCAGGCCAAGTTT CTCGCCGAGAATCCAAACAGCCATCTAACCCAAGGTGGAAAACCAAAATTCCTCTCCAAGTACGCCGATCCAACCCATCCCATGCATGGCGGTTTATCCGGCAACATGATGGGAGGAGCTCAACAGCAGAGCCTTGGCTTTGGCCCAGGGGGCGGCATGCGACGAGAGCTCGAGGACATGGGCGGAGAGTTCGACGACATGGGAAGGattggaagaagaagggaaagaaggagaggaagacaaggCGGTCTTCTCGGGCTGGTCAGCCTGGCTGCACAGTCTGTTGCTGACCGAGACCAACAAAAATACAACTACAACGACAACAGTAATCCACACGCTCCTTATGGCGGatctggatattcttcatCTCAGCAAAACCCATACAATCAGAACTATCCGCCTGCGCTGAATGGTGGCTCTAATTATGGGTATCATGAGCACGGAAggcagcaacaacaatatcaccaagcccaagcccgaaccggtggtggtgcacGCGGGGTTCTTGGTCTGAACAAGCTTTTGAGTTCG AAAGTGCTCTATCTAATGGTCGTCAACATGCCGACTGACGAAGAGATGGCTCAAGCGCAAAGTTTGACTGCTGATTGGAATATCGAGAGTCAGCAACAACAATTCTAA
- a CDS encoding uncharacterized protein (ID:PFLUO_005997-T1.cds;~source:funannotate), with the protein MIELRNIGPDEWETWKHQRLAALTKAPYAFSSKLADWESAPEQRWRDRLSMSGGYQVVASLDDKIVGMAGGLILDEPDVAELVSMWVVPAARGRGVGDALVAAVEEWAYGTGATIFKLSVVEDNHPARKLYFRNGFVDVQLKSGDTEINDMCRERVMLKKKQ; encoded by the coding sequence ATGATCGAGCTTCGAAATATTGGTCCTGACGAATGGGAGACATGGAAACACCAAAGACTAGCTGCGCTTACGAAAGCACCCTATGCATTCTCATCGAAACTCGCAGATTGGGAGAGTGCGCCTGAGCAACGGTGGCGCGACCGGCTTAGCATGAGTGGCGGCTACCAAGTGGTTGCTTCTCTCGACGACAAGATAGTGGGTATGGCCGGAGGACTTATACTTGACGAGCCTGACGTCGCAGAGCTTGTGTCTATGTGGGTAGTTCCCGCTGCACGAGGTCGTGGGGTCGGGGATGCACTAGTGGCTGCCGTTGAAGAATGGGCCTACGGCACTGGTGCCACCATTTTTAAGCTTTCTGTAGTAGAGGATAATCACCCAGCGCGTAAACTCTACTTCCGGAATGGGTTTGTCGACGTTCAGCTTAAGAGCGGTGATACGGAGATCAATGATATGTGCCGTGAGAGGGTTATGTTAAAGAAAAAGCAATAG
- a CDS encoding uncharacterized protein (ID:PFLUO_005998-T1.cds;~source:funannotate): protein MAPSNIAQPSTQALHADDPLNLVTDVAPPIHLSTTFRYPNAPDELLPSEDPVAEFNGKNYVYSREFAPNATRFEAVLSSLLKGHAVSYATGLAALHAALTLLNPRRISVGEGYHGSHEVIAVISRLSGLQKLNISCPAESLEAGDVILLETPVNPYGTAFSIEEYALKAHARGAYLIVDSTFAPPGLQDPFLWGADIVMHSGSKYLGGHSDLLCGVLAVKREDWHKQLLEDRLALGNVMGNIESWLGTRSLRTLEVRVQRSSQSSAKLISWLHSALNTSSRAPDTEEGIVQSVLKKIYHASLQDEPWLHRQMPNGFGPVFSIVLQNEDFARALPSKLSFFQHATSLGGVESLIEWRALSDSRVDRKLLRISVGLENWEDLKEDLFQAFTAILEGQ, encoded by the exons aTGGCTCCCTCCAACATCGCCCAGCCCTCAACGCAGGCATTGCATGCCGACGATCCTCTCAACCTGGTGACCGATGTCGCGCCTCCCATACACCTGTCCACAACCTTCCGGTATCCCAATGCACCGGATGAGCTGCTTCCTTCCGAGGATCCTGTT GCTGAGTTCAACGGAAAGAACTATGTCTATTCACGCGAGTTCGCACCCAATGCAACCCGCTTCGAAGCTGTTCTCTCCTCGCTTCTTAAAGGCCATGCCGTGAGCTACGCCACAGGCCTAGCAGCTCTACACGCCGCCCTAACCCTGCTCAATCCACGCCGCATTTCCGTCGGAGAGGGTTATCACGGTAGCCATGAAGTCATCGCCGTCATCTCCCGTCTCTCCGGACTCCAGAAGCTAAACATCAGCTGTCCGGCAGAGAGCCTTGAGGCTGGAGATGTCATTTTATTAGAGACTCCAGTCAACCCATACGGCACGGCGTTTAGCATTGAAGAATATGCTTTAAAGGCACATGCAAGAGGTGCCTACCTCATTGTCGACAGCACCTTCGCTCCGCCAGGTCTACAGGATCCATTCCTGTGGGGAGCGGATATTGTCATGCACTCTGGGTCTAAGTATCTTGGCGGACACAGCGATTTACTCTGCGGTGTGCTTGCCGTCAAGCGTGAAGACTGGCACAAGCAGTTGCTGGAAGACAGATTAGCTCTTGGGAATGTCATGGGTAACATAGAGAGTTGGCTGGGGACTCGCAGTCTGCGAACATTGGAGGTGCGAGTGCAGCGGTCGAGCCAAAGCTCTGCGAAGTTGATTTCGTGGCTACACAGCGCTCTCAATACCTCGAGTCGTGCACCAGACACGGAAGAAGGAATCGTGCAGAGCGTGCTGAAGAAGATTTACCATGCTAGTCTCCAAGACGAACCGTGGCTTCATAGGCAGATGCCGAATGGTTTTGGGCCTGTCTTCTCCATTGTCTTGCAGAATGAAGATTTTGCAAGGGCGTTGCCTAGCAAGCTGAGTTTCTTTCAGCACGCTACCAGCCTCGGTGGGGTAGAGTCTTTGATTGAGTGGCGCGCGTTGTCGGACTCTAGGGTGGACCGAAAGTTGTTAAGGATTAGTGTGGGATTGGAGAATTGGGAAGATTTGAAGGAGGATTTGTTTCAAGCCTTCACAGCAATCCTCGAGGGACAGTAA
- a CDS encoding uncharacterized protein (ID:PFLUO_005999-T1.cds;~source:funannotate) → MAYNGALPQTLKSITATKITELAKQRALFDERKNEILSAANAAPDLRTRAHALLDGLSRLKGYPKDALDKDDMDLDVDSSGSDSESETGDIYSPGMGQLYHADHTNIRRFLLQGRYDASISETTINDWIAQLENELRYLELKHEHADFYSKLVTEWLVHLDQRTTLQTSDDTDDTTSNKSATSFENVGRAEMHEQRATWESLVFSPATAVNYGKIHDYLDNLFTKTKLSREALKLLRESIQKFGTDLAAKQEWLDVNELTWVSKALMKTDLLSNEKTTILKEFMRNKEVLQEVADVLNMRLASLESWKWDEQGIPVEMRRQLNGKYRVFMDEDLLDSLLLQYLGTTWAVKLRKVFENFLHSHAWLELREDIPAEYTKRRKYFLGARAAPGLQTVNELRKQTYEEEYFMSQLPTSTDEGARKYDDDGPQTKNALQTKHSLLHLLITESIIHKTQRGEFTAVRSDFQWFGPSMPHPTILTVMGYFGVPEMWLNFFRIFLEAPLRFVQDGPDAPVQVRRRGLPMSHTLSDCFGESVLFCMDYAVNQATDGAFLYRLHDDFWFWGTENCCVKGWNSMSEFASVMGLTFNQEKTGTVRMTNSEPTETKAKALPVGDIRWGFLVLDAKQERFIIDQKQVDQHIEELSRQLASCKSVFAWVQAWNGYFGRFFANNFARPAMCFGRDHIDMAISTLSRIERTLFGKDSSDTSQTSGVADYLRSMIADRFNIHGLPDGFFYYPAELGGLGLLNPYIRLLSMRENIKQTARRRLQKASLSDERSYRLAKNNFEKNGPEYGAAVAWRKEQDESLPFMSLYEYTKYPETYSSALHEAYKDLTEVPEEKNVAATAAFVKSQAGLRNSSGKLSKKSAISANSRHMTPYWRWVGELYHGEMVRTYGSLAAVNREFMPLGVVKTLQEGKFRWQG, encoded by the coding sequence ATGGCGTACAACGGAGCCCTGCCGCAGACTCTCAAGTCCATTACGGCCACCAAGATTACCGAGCTTGCCAAGCAGCGTGCACTGTTCGACGAGCGCAAAAATGAGatcctctccgccgccaatGCTGCGCCGGATTTGCGAACTCGCGCCCATGCTCTTCTAGACGGCTTGTCGCGCTTGAAAGGCTATCCGAAGGACGCCCTCGACAAAGATGACATGGACCTGGATGTTGATTCGTCGGGCAGTGATTCCGAATCCGAGACTGGGGATATTTACTCCCCCGGAATGGGTCAGCTGTATCATGCCGATCACACGAATATTCGGCGCTTCCTCTTACAGGGCCGCTACGATGCGTCGATCTCAGAAACAACAATCAACGACTGGATTGCTCAACTTGAAAACGAGCTACGGTACCTGGAGCTCAAGCATGAACATGCCGACTTTTACAGCAAGCTGGTGACCGAATGGCTGGTGCATCTGGATCAACGCACGACCTTGCAAACATCAGACGATACAGACGACACCACATCGAACAAGTCGGCAACAAGCTTTGAGAACGTCGGGCGCGCAGAAATGCACGAACAGCGAGCTACATGGGAGTCTCTCGTCTTTTCGCCTGCCACAGCTGTCAACTATGGCAAGATCCACGATTATCTCGACAAcctcttcaccaagaccaagTTGTCGCGGGAAGCTCTCAAATTATTGAGAGAGAGCATCCAAAAGTTTGGGACAGACCTGGCCGCTAAGCAAGAGTGGCTTGATGTTAATGAGCTTACATGGGTTTCCAAGGCGTTGATGAAGACCGACCTTCTTAGCAACGAGAAGACAACCATCCTGAAGGAGTTTATGCGGAATAAGGAAGTCCTGCAGGAGGTGGCGGACGTGCTCAATATGCGCCTCGCGTCCCTTGAAAGCTGGAAATGGGACGAACAAGGCATTCCCGTTGAAATGCGCCGCCAGCTCAACGGCAAGTACCGTGTTTTCATGGAcgaagatcttctcgacaGTCTTCTGCTGCAATATCTGGGCACTACCTGGGCAGTCAAGCTGCGAAAGGTCTTTGAGAACTTTCTGCACTCTCATGCATGGCTGGAATTGCGAGAGGATATTCCTGCCGAGTACACAAAGAGACGCAAGTATTTCCTGGGCGCACGAGCTGCCCCGGGCCTGCAGACCGTGAATGAACTTCGGAAGCAGACATACGAAGAGGAGTATTTCATGAGCCAGCTTCCTACTTCTACAGACGAGGGGGCTAGAAAGTACGATGACGATGGACCTCAGACCAAAAACGCTCTTCAGACGAAACactcccttcttcatctcctcATAACCGAGTCCATTATCCACAAAACTCAGCGCGGCGAGTTCACGGCTGTTCGTTCTGATTTCCAGTGGTTCGGGCCTTCGATGCCTCATCCAACAATCCTCACAGTGATGGGTTACTTTGGCGTCCCAGAGATGTGGCTGAACTTCTTCAGGATTTTCCTTGAGGCTCCTCTACGCTTCGTCCAGGATGGCCCAGATGCGCCGGTTCAAGTCCGCAGACGAGGCCTCCCAATGAGTCATACACTCTCCGATTGCTTCGGGGAGTCTGTTCTGTTCTGCATGGACTACGCGGTAAACCAAGCCACAGATGGAGCATTCCTTTACCGACTTCACGACGACTTCTGGTTCTGGGGCACAGAGAATTGCTGTGTCAAAGGGTGGAACTCCATGTCCGAGTTTGCCAGCGTTATGGGGCTCACTTTCAACCAGGAAAAGACCGGGACTGTGCGCATGACCAACTCTGAgccaacagaaacaaaagcCAAGGCACTCCCTGTCGGTGACATCCGTTGGGGATTTTTGGTACTTGATGCGAAGCAAGAAAGGTTTATCATTGATCAGAAGCAAGTAGATCAGCATATCGAGGAACTGTCGCGACAACTCGCGTCTTGCAAGAGTGTTTTCGCCTGGGTTCAAGCGTGGAATGGGTACTTTGGGCGTTTCTTCGCCAACAACTTCGCCCGGCCGGCCATGTGCTTTGGACGAGACCACATAGACATGGCGATATCGACATTGAGCCGTATTGAGCGAACACTCTTTGGAAAAGATTCAAGTGACACCTCTCAAACCAGCGGCGTCGCGGACTATCTACGATCGATGATCGCAGACCGATTCAACATCCACGGCCTTCCAGACGGATTCTTCTATTACCCAGCCGAACTGGGAGGCCTGGGCCTTCTCAACCCGTACATCCGGCTCCTGTCTATGCGCGAGAATATTAAACAAACTGCTCGGCGACGCCTCCAAAAGGCTTCACTGAGCGATGAGCGCTCTTACAGGCTTGCCAAAAACAACTTCGAGAAGAATGGGCCCGAGTATGGCGCCGCTGTGGCCTGGCGCAAGGAGCAAGACGAGTCGCTTCCTTTCATGTCGCTCTACGAGTACACTAAGTACCCAGAGACATACAGCTCGGCCCTCCACGAGGCGTACAAGGATCTTACGGAGGTGCCGGAAGAGAAAAATGTGGCTGCGACGGCCGCGTTCGTCAAAAGCCAAGCAGGGTTGAGAAATTCCTCGGGCAAATTGAGCAAGAAGAGTGCCATTTCTGCAAATTCGAGGCACATGACGCCTTACTGGCGCTGGGTGGGAGAGCTGTATCATGGTGAGATGGTACGTACCTATGGTAGTCTAGCAGCGGTTAATCGGGAGTTCATGCCACTGGGGGTGGTGAAGACGCTTCAAGAGGGCAAATTTCGGTGGCAGGGCTGA